Proteins from a single region of Sphaerochaeta globosa str. Buddy:
- a CDS encoding ABC transporter ATP-binding protein, which translates to MDECIIQLEHATVRRAGVPILDDVSFLVKRNEHVAIIGPNGAGKSTLVQLLSEEIHPLYSPLTKRILFGKAKWDVLSLRSHLGIVSQGLQYLCNSSYKGWEIVISGFFSSIGLDFHHHYTEQHQRKMEEVMHRYDAWHLRDKQMNRMSSGEARRILLARANVHDPQVMLLDEAVSNLDFPSRLQYRGTLEQLDKEGKTIILATHELSEIIPAINRIVVMQNGRIVADGPKKDILNERLLSEVYGNRVFIDEREGLYSAWC; encoded by the coding sequence ACGCCACAGTCCGCCGAGCGGGTGTGCCGATTCTTGACGATGTTTCCTTCCTGGTGAAACGCAACGAGCATGTTGCAATCATCGGCCCCAACGGAGCCGGTAAAAGCACCCTGGTGCAACTGCTGAGTGAAGAGATTCATCCGCTGTACTCTCCTCTGACGAAACGAATCCTCTTCGGCAAGGCCAAGTGGGATGTGTTGAGCCTTCGCAGCCACCTGGGTATCGTCTCCCAAGGCTTGCAATACCTGTGCAACTCCAGTTACAAAGGTTGGGAAATTGTCATATCGGGCTTCTTCAGTTCAATCGGCCTCGATTTCCACCATCACTATACAGAACAACATCAGCGAAAAATGGAGGAAGTCATGCACCGCTATGATGCCTGGCACCTCCGGGACAAGCAAATGAACCGCATGTCCAGCGGGGAAGCCAGAAGAATTCTCCTTGCCCGTGCAAATGTGCACGACCCCCAGGTCATGCTGCTCGATGAAGCAGTCTCCAATCTCGATTTCCCCAGCCGGCTTCAGTATCGCGGAACTCTCGAGCAGCTGGACAAGGAGGGGAAAACCATCATTCTCGCCACCCATGAACTGAGTGAGATCATACCCGCCATCAATCGTATTGTGGTTATGCAGAACGGCAGGATAGTCGCAGATGGACCAAAAAAGGATATTCTCAACGAGAGATTACTCTCTGAAGTATATGGCAATAGGGTGTTCATCGATGAACGGGAAGGTCTGTACAGCGCCTGGTGCTGA
- a CDS encoding flavodoxin family protein, translated as MKRCSIIIHSVSGNCYIIGSYLKELLAARNVDARLYRVEDPDLHIWANTQETTNDFYEDILALPIVSTGTLTKSDMVILGSPTRFGNISAEMKTFLDTTLPLSKDKSLETKFFACFTSCSNSTCEGAHTLTAMIYWAQSMGMLHIPFGVHDELDFSEQPVSGIVHLAGKEGAIRPSDRLGREMEIYADLLSAYIQE; from the coding sequence ATGAAGCGTTGTTCCATCATCATTCACAGTGTAAGCGGCAACTGCTACATCATTGGCTCCTATCTCAAGGAACTGCTGGCCGCACGAAATGTCGATGCCAGGCTGTACCGGGTAGAAGACCCTGATTTGCACATTTGGGCAAACACCCAAGAGACAACCAATGATTTCTATGAAGATATACTAGCCCTGCCCATCGTCAGTACCGGTACCCTGACCAAAAGCGATATGGTAATTTTAGGCAGTCCCACCCGGTTCGGAAACATCTCAGCCGAGATGAAGACATTCCTGGACACAACGCTCCCGCTGAGCAAGGACAAGAGTCTGGAAACCAAGTTTTTTGCCTGCTTCACCAGTTGCTCGAACTCCACTTGCGAAGGGGCGCATACACTGACAGCCATGATCTATTGGGCTCAATCGATGGGTATGTTGCACATACCGTTCGGAGTCCACGATGAATTGGATTTCAGTGAGCAACCGGTCAGCGGCATCGTACACCTTGCCGGCAAGGAAGGAGCCATTCGTCCCAGTGATCGCCTGGGCAGGGAGATGGAGATCTATGCCGATCTCTTGAGCGCCTACATCCAAGAATAA